The Primulina tabacum isolate GXHZ01 chromosome 1, ASM2559414v2, whole genome shotgun sequence genome contains the following window.
ttaaaacttGTTCGTCCCCGTCCATTCTCTCCCCTTCATTCAGTATTTTATCTCTCATAATTTGGGGCCATTTAGGTTTATTTGTTTGGTCGAACCTTACATCTGCAATATCATCTTTTTCACTCTATTTTACTTCGGAACAGCATGGGTTAAATAATTTACCGAATACCATTGTTTTACAGTATGCTCACAGAAAATGTGTTCAACACTGGTGCAATGAAAAGGGAGACATTACTTGTGAGATCTGCCACCAGGTATGTAAatgaaaagttgaaattttcaTATGTGGAGAGAGATTATGTAAGTAGATCCTCCATTCCCTTGCATCTGGTTTCTTGGTCTGTCATCTCTTCTCATGGTTCATATGCTTACAAATGTCTTGATTATATCTTCCAATAATACTTAGCCACCATCTGCATTTACCCCTTTAATGTCATTTTATGAACCACATTATATAAAACTTACCATACGTGATGTAGTTTATTAACATGGAGTTGGTGTGCCTATAGCAATCTCAGAGAGTAGGTGGCAGTTCTTTTGTAGGTCATCTACAAGTGATCAGATTAGGATGTTATTGGGTGTTAGCTAGTTTTTTCTCTCTCTTTGTACtgttatattttataatatgatGATGCAGTCGTCACTTGATATACAGACATACCAGCCTGGTTATACAGCTCCTCCAAGGCCTCCTTCTGACGAAACAGCCATTGATATCGGGtatgtttcggtttttgcatgttGGAATCCAACTTCAGTAACTATTTATtaatatagaaaaaaaattaaatagccTAACGTTCAACATCTTATGgaattatttcatttttatctgTCACAGTCACATTGAGTTTCttgttttttataatattaaacTTGTAGGGGAGTATGGCTTTCTGGCACGCCTCTGGATATGCATGATCCTCAGCTTCTGGCACTCGCGGAGGCTGAACGTCAATTAATGGAATCTGACTATGATGATTACAATGGTACAAACAGTAGTGGTGCTGCCTTTTGCCGTTCAGCTGCTCTAATCGTAAGCATCTATTACTACAATTTCTTTATGGCATTTTCATTTTCAGTGTATTGCATTGAAAGTTTCTGATAGAAAAATGTCAGTCAGTGTAAAGTTTGGTTACTTGTCAGTTAAAGATGTCTTCATCGCCCTGGGAATATGAAGATAGGAaacaattatattttaatttaaaagacTGCTGGCTTGACTGTGTCTTTTTCCATGGAAGCGATGCTCCGAGGTGTCCGCTGTTAAGTATATTAGACCCTGCTGCCAGTGGGTGGATGAGCCCTTTCCTAGTATTAAAACTCGAATCTCGATATGAATATTATGGTAGCTTAAGCTACACTGATGGGAAATAAATTAAGAGACTGGGATGTAAATTAGAAAATTGAAATTTGTCTCTGCTACAAATGAAAAGTTAATATGGTTTTTTCTATTTGAATTTTGCTGGACCAATAGAGGTCGAAGATTTGGTAAATAGACATTTCTCTCATGTTGCAACTGCAGCTTGAAGTAAAATAATGCTATTTGAATTGGCAGTTAATGGCTCTTCTGTTACTGCGCCACGCTTTGTCCATCTCTGATGATGGAGATGCAGACGCAGATGGAGATCAACAAGATGCATCAACTTTCTTCTCCGTAAGTGGATTTTAACTTTTCAtgatttaattttatgttacttttaaaggaaaatatgaaaaagtgTTGCTCAAATTTCCGGATCATTATGCTGGCTATTCTATGAATGCAGTTGTTCTTACTTCGAGCCGTTGGCTTTCTTTTGCCGTGCTACATTATGATCTGGGCCATCAGTATTTTGCAGCGACGACGACAAAGACaggtaaatatattttaatggcAGTGACAAGCATCTTAGTAAAACTCAGCCCATTGTAGCTTAAACAAGGAAAAATGTTGATTTTAGTCTCATAACTCTGGAGATGTGATGTTTTAATCATTTATGCGATTGACAATTTTATTTTGTCCTTTTCACATGtatttctaatttttatttAGGGATATATTtgcaaattaaaatcaaatatccTAATACTTTTAATGGGCAAAAATGATAATCACTTATAATTTCATATTGAAGTTTATGATAAGCATTGCTAATAAATTAAAGAGTATTGTTTGAAGTCTTTGTAATTTTTAAGCAGAATTTAAATTTTAGCTTTTGACGGggcaattttaatttttcagtCAGAAATCTAATAATCGAAAAACTTTGCTGGAAAAATTTGAAGCATCTATGTGAAAAGGACTTAAAATTTATTCTTGTGGAGGAATGGTAAATAAATGGATGACTTAACACAAACTAAAGATATTACACCACCCCAGTCAAGGACTTAAAATGACAATTTTCCTTGAGATTAATGTGAAGTTATGTTAATCTTACGTTGCACCTGTGATTTTGTTGCGCAGGAAGCGGCAGCATTGGCAGCTGCACAATTTGCAATCGTGGTTCAATCAGCTCAAAGACAGGGTCTTCTGGTAAACTCAGCTGCACCACCAGTCAATTCACAGGCCATTCCCCAACCAGAATATCCTCAAAGAAACGAAAGTTAACAGACATCACCAACCGACTCTTCAGAATAGGCTGGAAAAGACCCATTAGTGTATCAAGTTCTCCTTTTCGTCCATTTTCTTTTAGTCCGAGATACAATCCTCCTGTGTGTGTATGAATCAGTTCTCAGATGAGGTCAAAACTTGGTGAACTGGTTTAGAGCATCAGGGTTGTCTTCGgtcaaaacatatataaaatgtATCTAAACTGTGTATGTGtttgatgaattttctgtaTCGTTTTATAATTAATACCAGTCGGCAGTCGGTTCGCAATTTACTGAAGACATTTGCTCTACGGCACTACCCCATTCTGGAAAATTAATGGTTCTTACTTATTTTGTGGGCTTATTTTCGATTATTCAGTTGGAACCACATGTTTTGCTGAAAGTTGTAAAAGACTATTGCTTTAAGACCGAGGCACTAAACGAAAGATTGCTTGCATTTCACTAGCTTGATATTTGTAGCTTTTTAGTACAACACTTGAAACACAGACATCATCAATATTATCAAAAGTAAGGAAATGGtctctttcaaaaaaaaaaaaaaaaacagcagGGAAGCGGTGAAGATTAGTAATAGCTCAAAGAGAGCCACTTGAACGGGTCTTGCATCAAAGATAAGAGAGTGGCAAAAAAGGCATAAAAGAAACACATCACCACAATAAATCAAGATTGGTATTTTTGGCGCATAGGAATGAGCGCTTAGTTTTCATTCTAAAGTAAGATTTCCGAATGTTACAAAGCTAATGTTTGGGTTTTTGAGGAAGATGTTCCATTCCCCAATTATCCTTTCACTAGCCATTTTTGCTTTATGCATGATTAGAGAACTTGTGCTTCGGCTGCTCAAACTTTGTTTCTTAACGAGTAAGGAAGGCTTATTCACAACAAAACTTACATGTAATATGACACAGCGGAATTGTATGCCACCTAAGCAAACCGAAGCGGCTAGTGGAATAACAACGGGAAAAACTTGGGTGCACCCGAATGGACTTGAATATTAGTGATAGGCATATCATGCAATTTCCTTGTGCATCTAGTCTTGTCAGATCAGGTACACGAGGGAATTTCTTGATGGTAATGTCATAGGAACGGAAGGATGAGATGGCCAATGACCAGGAATCCGATCGAATGACAAGGCCAATTACTAGGAATCCGAATTTAGATGATTGGTATTTGTCAAGTTGACAAAAGCAAAAGAAATTATAGGAACGCAGTTAGGCAAATGGCAAAAGATGCTTATCTTCTCAAGGATGTTGCTCTCATCACCTTTATTCATCCTTACAATTCAGATTCTTATTGCACCAGCCTTAATTTTGCCCCCATCTCAAGACTTCTGATTGGAGAGAATCTAAACTCCTGCATTGATTCAGGGCCCTcattattttatgctttaaattcccccccccccccccccccaccccaCAAATTTCAAGAGTTATATATAAATGATGAAGTAgcacatttaataaaatatatcgtAAACTCTTATGCCCCTTATTTTTCCCCTGAAAGAAACCGTGTGTCTTTGTATTTACAGAGCAACTCTGATATTCATCTGTATAGGATTATTAGCAGTTCATTTACATACAGTTTGTTGCTTGAAAAGCACAGATCTTGCTCTGAGACACGGTTTACAAGATcaaacttcaaagaaaaaaaatcatcgGATACTCGAGGAAGATGTTCCCAAGAAGATCTTGAATACAGATTAGAAACCAGCATCAGCAAATAAGAAATTCCATCCAAACAAGTCGTGCAAAGTGAAGGTTCCAAGAGGATCGGATCCCATCCATAACCGAACTTGGAGTAAAGACGGGAACCTGTGAAAAATCACTAACGTTGCACATATTATCGGGCATTTCAAGCTCCTCAAGCCAGACATCTTCTACAGTTTATATGAAGTTTGTAACACCATCGGGTAAACACAGATCACCCTTGGAAGGTCGCTTCGTCTGAGTAATTGGATTCTTGATTAATTTGTGGACATGCTTGCGTGTCCCAAGTAATTAGATTAATCGTTAAGCGATCATTTTATGGTCGAACATTTGAATTTTCACTTTAGTCTTATTTATGTGAATTATCGTAGTACTTCCAATAATTTGCATCTCCTTTACATTCTTCTTCTACCTACAATTTTATGCAGCCAAGATTTCTTCCCAAGAATCTTGTTGGGAATTATTTACACAAGAGATTATAAAAATAACATGTTAATTTACACGTCAAATTGGTACGCATGCCTCGTTAATTTTGGATCAATTTAAATTTTCGTATTGTCCAAAGGGAAAGAACTTTCATAGAACCGTTCTCTACAAGGAGCAACTATTCTCAAAATCTTACCCTAACAAGAGGTGCTGAGTTGGAATCTCATTCTAACTAAAGATTCTTGTCCCCTTTCCGCCCGGACTCCTTGGTGAACTCAGGAATGATTGCAACTAGAGAATGATGCTTTGGAGACGACAGAGTAAGAAACCACATTCAAACATAGACTAAAAAGCCTTCGAACATAATCAGGTAGTACTGTCTCCTCTATATACTCAAACTCCAATAAAACGTGCAACAATTGACAAGAATGGAGGCTAAATCCTCGTGGTAAGCATTTCAAATCTTACCAGCAGAATAAATAACAAAGAATCAGATCGACATGCATTCCTTTCAAGATACTTGCCACGAGAGTTCATctatttattaaacaaaaaggAGCCACACCAACGCAAGGATATGATATTAGATGCTGACTCGAAAACAGAGGGTGGAAAggcttaaaaataaatcaaagaaATCAAAATTTGGCAGTGAAATAGAAACTTTGACAAACTTAACATATCAGGACACGTGTCAAGAGATAGCAAGAAAATAGAAATCTCAAGATTCAAAACTTTGCAATACAATTCCATGGTTCCTCGTCTAATTCTCTATTCAAAACTATCTCAGCATATGGGCTGCACTTCAGCTCTTGGCAGTAAGTTTTTCCTTAGCCTTTTGTATCTTCAAAACCTTCTTCACAATCTTTTGTTCTTCTACCAAAAAAGCTCTAATGATCCTACGCAAACATAGCAAGACACCAATGTTATAAattgttaaaagcaaaattgaAAACATGCATGATCATGATTTAAATGCACTAAATAACCCAACCTTTCCCTGACAGCACTACCAGATAACACTCCACCATAAGGACGGTTGACAGTCCTCCGATTTCTAGGTAATCTAGATCTCTTGTACTCAGCAGGTCTCAAGTGAGGAATCTGAAATAAGACTGACCAAATGTCAAGTATTGTAAGAATAGTAAATATTTAAGCAGGAACAGACGGGTCGGAAGGATCAAGCTGTGGAAAGATAGTAatcataaaattattaaaaaattaccACGTCCTTTTAAATATCATTGGTTCACGAGGTTATTAACAACTGCAACGTCGTAAACCTCATGTATTTAGTTGTTCAAACTATCTACAACATAACTTGATAATCTAGTTCAACACCAGAGTACAACAATACTGCTGTAAAACTAGTTCTTCAACAAAAACACTCCTTGCTAACTTCTTCTCTGAAATCACAAATAGCTCACAGGCTTCAACTCCCAAACTTTTAATATTCGCTTAGTTAGTCAAATGATTGTCCACCAGGGTAACATCTTCCAGGAAATAATTAGCGACAAGTGAAAGATTTCTGCACCACCATGATCTCACATACAGTTCCACCTTCCGACAACGCCCAACAGAAAAGTTTGAAAAGCCAGATCAATACACAATCAAACTAAGTACATCACTGAAGCACATTTAGACAAATAGATCAGGAAAAGGTAAATACCCCTTGGATTCTCTTTCCAGTAACAGGGCATTTAGGACCACTTGCCCTTTTCTTAGTACTCTGATACACTAGCTTCCCTCCTATTTTCACACGCAtaacaaaagaataaaaaaatcgaCAACAAATGCCAGTGTTTTAGAAAATAAAGTTGTTAATGACAAAACGCGAAATTCAAATCTAGCAGATACAAAACTCGAACAGAATTATTTATCACGAGTTTATAGTAAGGATTGTTACCGGGGGTTTTTACAACACGATGTTGATTGGATTTCGTGGCATAGCTGTGCCGTTTCCTGTAAGTGAGCCGCTGCACCATTTTCCACTGCTGTCGGATTATCGAATGTGAAAACTGGAGGAAGACGTGGAATATGAGCTGTGTATTTATACGCGGAGGAAACCCTAGTTTTCGATCAACCGCTGAGATTTAGATTGGGCCTCGTAGTGGTACAGCGTTCggcccatttaaaatatatatatggagCTAATTTTTGGTATTTAATAGTTTTGTTGGTGCTAGTCACATGAGTTATGAGACATTATATATACATTTTATACAGTTACAGTCCTTTcacttaaaattcaaattttcacttaaaattcaaattttcacttaacattatttatttatttacagaATTAAACAAGTAAATTTTTCATGTAAATCACATTTGAAAATGGTGGAGAAGCCAAAACCTTGAAATTATATTGTCAATGGTCATGACTAACtagtttttaaattattatacatGAGAGTAAAAACAACAGTATTCATCAACCACTCTCGTACAAAATCAACTTTTTAAGCATATCACATTTTACCTAGCTAGCTAGCTCATTCTTTAATTTGTTCGTAACAACgtaaacttaatttatatgcTGCACATCGCAATATCCATCCTTCCAATAGAAAAACTTGTAAAAAAAGTGTCCATATtattttattgatcatgtatacatgttatatatatatatatatatatatatatatgaagtgcAGGCATGCATGTGATATAAATTCCTTAGTATCAATTTGTGGGCATCTCGTAGCGGCAAATAGGACAATAGTGGCTCGCTTTAAGCCATTTCTCGATGCAATACTTGTGGAAAATATGAGAGCATGGCATGGCTGCTTCTTCGCAACCAGCTTCGAAATCTTCCAAACAAACCCTGCAACTCCCTTGATTCTCATCCGAAGAATCAATCACCTTGCTCTTCAAAGATTTGATGGATGCATCTGTAGCCGGAACCGTCGCAGGCTCGAGTACTTCTTGCATGGACTGTTGAGTCACCAGATCGATGGCTAGATTTTCATCAAATATGTGCTTATGGACTACAGCAAAACTGAAATCAATTTTCACATTGTTGCCGCTTTGTGGCATGTTATCGACAATAGTGTCCCATGCATTGTCTGATATAACTTTGGCCAACTCGAAGCACTCGGACGATGGCAGTGAAAAATCTTTAAGCCCTCTGAAAACTTTTCTGTGTATTAAAATTTTGGAGTGGGTGGTTTTCTCTGGATTGTATCGGATGGATTTGGTAACCAAAGGCGCCTCAACCCCATCCAGAAACTCTAACTCCGTAGAATATTGACGTAAAATCCAATTTCGGTACTTTTGTTGACAAGTAACGTTAAAGGTCGCTTGAAACTGATCAGGCAAACGAGGCGGGACTGTTTCTATGCTTACAATTGGGGTTGAAACGAAATGAACTTCTCGATGACATTCACGGAAGTATGAATCCATAGCGTTGTTCAAGATTTCATGAACCAGAAAAAGAAGCAAAACTAGATCGTGGTGCGCGAGGATTGAAGCAAGAAGATATGAAATAAGTAGATCGAGTTTGTTGATTCAAATTATAACAAagcaaaagaaaaaatatacctTAAACCAACTATATAGATCGAATACTGTAAAATACTATCTAATTTGATTAGGAAACAAAGTGTTGAAAGAAAACCTAATTTAGAtaggaaataaaataataaaggaaACTAACTAGAGAATAAAATAGGAGACTGAATAGTTAAGGAAACTAAATCCTGGCTGTACCAAACAATGTCTCTCTCATCTTAATCcattaatttaaagaaaaatgatatatgtACGACTAGAGTTATACATTCgctttaaaattaattacaaaaGTTTTCAtgcattttatttgaaaaaactctttcaaaaatacatttagAATAATTTTGTAATTTCAAATACAACCTAATGTGTAAATCTCATTATATATATAGCATAACCCCTAATCTAAATTTCATTGATGGGATGAGAATATAGGGATTACAGATGTTAGAACATAAGGGTTTTCTTGTGGCTAATGGGATCCGATTTTCCGAACATGCTGGGAGTGAAATTCTTTTCTAAAATTAGTTTTTTTCAAGAAACCATGTATACGGtccttatttcaaaaaaaaaaaaaaaatgtatatggTCCTAAAAAAACTTACCACAAAAATTTGTAATATATCTTTTTCCGATCGACCcatgaaaagtattattttatgtcaaaaatactaattttcaCTTCACATGTGGATTAAATCAACATGTCTCACATGAACATATTCTATATATGTGTGGGTAAAATTGCAATTTTTATTATGACATTTAGATGAGTTACATCTTTTTCTTTACATAGGTTGGTATATTTTGGTGGGAATGTAAAATGAAATTTTGATTATGTACATTTATATTTTGTGATTTTGTCTAATTTCAAACTTTGTAAactatttttgtttcttttgcaGTATTAGTCATTTTCTCAACGAGAAGCTCATGTGGCGCCACATGTAGTGACACATCATCGCTCAAAATGAAAAACAACTAAAATTGACCCAAAAAAAAAGATAAGAACCAAATTTGACAAAATAATAtaccaaataaaataaacaaaaataattcaGCGGGATCATTTGAGTGAAAATCTCGATCcataattaataatatcttgAAGATGCATCCGTACGTcaaccatttttttaaaatctcgaTTCATATGCTGCATTGCATATCATGATATCTAATTGAAATCAATAACTACCTAACTCGATAAATTCTTCAAAACAATACCATCAAATCGTACATGTTCTCAATAGTGGATTCAACCAATGTTTAGGAGCCAAAATATTGGAACGACAGGGATTGGGAACGAATCGAATATCAATTTTATCAAACAATTTCCCTTTTCAGATCATTTTGGGTTCATGGTTTTTCGGAGATTGAAGGACTGATTTCCTAAAAGATGGTAGATTGGCTACTTCCACAAACGGCAGTTGCACATGATAATCTTGAGCTAAAATTCACTGATTTAATTTGTGTCGACAAGAAAAGTAGAAGACTATTTAATAACTACTTGATGAAAATGAAAACAACCTAAAATCAGGGGGAATTTTTTGGGGGAAAATTCAATTGAGAGAAGAATACTACAAAATACTACAAGTGACAAGAGTCTATAATGCGCCATCTTAAACTTATAATCATGTATGGGGTCGATTAAACATCTACTCGATGGCTGAAAATACTTGAATTCTTTCGagaattacaaaaaaattatcaCCCACTTTGAATCTTGAAATATAAACAAATGCCAGTTTTATATCCAATAAAAGCTAACAGTTTCATCAGCCCAACAAATAGTTCCACGGAAAGCAGCTAACTATAATacaacataaaatcataatccATTAAACACTAAACCATCAACCAAGgaaaaaataacacaaaaactATAATGATACACACCAGTAATTGTAGCAATTCCTTGTCTCAGTTAGTTTTCCTGGCACTCTTTACAAGACCGTGCCTCCAAGGCCCCGGCAGCTCACTTCTCAATAGATAAGGTATATAAGCACCAAGAATCCGATCCCATGACATGAAAAGGGGCTGTGAAAAGTTATACTTGTCTCCATATAGTTGGTGATGAATATCGTGATAAGCCAAATTGTTTCTGAAGAAAAGGTGGAAAAGATTTCCTGGCAGCCATAGCCCACAGTGATTATCAATGGTTTTGAGGTAGAAGAAGAAGATGGAAGTTCGAGGCGACATTCGTCAGACAAGGAAAGATAAAGCTCCAGCAACCGCACCTAGAATAAGACCCTCCAAGGGGTGGTTGTATAGAGTTCCAAAGGCGTATGGGACAACAAGCCGGTGATGCTGAGAGTGGATGTGTCGTCGGTATACGAACTTGTTGTGGTGCATTTATCGGTGCATGAAATATTAATGCCATGTATCTAATACCACCATTGCCACAAAAAAAATGTCGAGCAAGAACAATGAGGGAAGCCGGTTGAGGTTGTGCGAAGTTGTCGCTTCCAGTAACCTACATGATGAATATTAGTTTATTCACAAATCAAGAGAGCACCTATAAGACAGGCGGGGATCCGACATTTATTGAATAGGGATGTAATATATGACACTATTGcgattttaattaaaaatattcacatagtgaaattaattaattgagaaAGTCTGCTGCCTTCAAATACATGaaatttactaattttttttttcatat
Protein-coding sequences here:
- the LOC142556378 gene encoding large ribosomal subunit protein eL34 translates to MVQRLTYRKRHSYATKSNQHRVVKTPGGKLVYQSTKKRASGPKCPVTGKRIQGIPHLRPAEYKRSRLPRNRRTVNRPYGGVLSGSAVRERIIRAFLVEEQKIVKKVLKIQKAKEKLTAKS
- the LOC142556372 gene encoding uncharacterized protein LOC142556372, encoding MGEHVVVNVDQISKPAAFEPGQLMQQAVECGPTGKCPKIGSSSSKAVEADKVVVVVLDNEADEEAPLIGVGECRICQEEDSLSNLESPCACNGSLKYAHRKCVQHWCNEKGDITCEICHQTYQPGYTAPPRPPSDETAIDIGGVWLSGTPLDMHDPQLLALAEAERQLMESDYDDYNGTNSSGAAFCRSAALILMALLLLRHALSISDDGDADADGDQQDASTFFSLFLLRAVGFLLPCYIMIWAISILQRRRQRQEAAALAAAQFAIVVQSAQRQGLLVNSAAPPVNSQAIPQPEYPQRNES